A part of Babylonia areolata isolate BAREFJ2019XMU chromosome 6, ASM4173473v1, whole genome shotgun sequence genomic DNA contains:
- the LOC143282852 gene encoding uncharacterized protein LOC143282852, which produces MGMNESKVSNHTAKGWEIVTYNGYDTFYWIPREKRFAPTGGSPITVRGMPGYGGVQVAVIYGIFVDKKNIICDLFFVPHESELAIRVVTPDGGVEQFDGKGVKMLKKGKTLRVDKDFFNDVFLPVCKSVVGMAGPIIAKYVCG; this is translated from the exons atgggaaTGAACGAAAGCAAGGTGTCCAACCACACAGCTAAAGGGTGGGAGATCGTCACCTACAACGGCTACGATACTTTCTACTGGATACCGAGAGAGAAACGTTTCGCTCCCACTGGAGGCTCTCCCATCACGGTGCGAGGCATGCCTGGCTATGGCGGTGTCCAAGTGGCTGTCATCTATGGTATCTTCGTGGATAAAAAGAATATCATATGCGATCTGTTTTTCGTGCCACATGAATCGGAGCTGGCGATCAGG GTGGTAACGCCTGATGGGGGTGTGGAGCAGTTCGATGGCAAGGGAGTCAAGATGCTGAAAAAGGGCAAGACCCTCCGAGTAGACAAAGATTTTTTCAACGACGTGTTCCTACCTGTGTGCAAATCTGTGGTCGGAATGGCTGGTCCAATAATTGCAAAATACGTATGCGGGTAG